From the Leptolyngbya sp. O-77 genome, one window contains:
- a CDS encoding sensor histidine kinase encodes MAARWLGLLGWDSIGQFYKGASLGMGSAASSFIPHGHCYLWQPGLVGLHVGSDVLIALAYYSIPLTLYYFVRKRKDLPFNDIFLLFGAFIVACGTTHLLEVWTLWHPDYWLSGSIKLLTAGISLFTAKELFSIVPNALALPSPTQLEQANQELQAQIAERMAIEAELKCHQAQLEDRVAERTAQLEASNHQMEELLHREQEARSQTEQARTEIQRYANRLTLALDAAEMGFWEWDIDSNRITGTPQFARILGREPSSLENFGVEDWKAQILPEDRALAASVTEAAIAQCQTFRCEYRLRHPNGSLRWVNSVGRCEYDADGQPMQMSGVLIDTTQRRLDEANLRESEETTRRQLAEIEAIYTTAPIGLCVFDTQFRYVRLNDFLAEINGIPIEDHLGKTVWDIVPELAEHQERVLRQVASTGQPVLNLEVQGETPLKPGVLRDWLANYYPLWGLDGNLQGINVTVQEVTERKRDERELEARAQELAQLNLLLAQSTAQVRERNQELDQFAYVVSHDLKAPLRAIANLAYWIEEDLDDSLPDETRQHLTLMQSRVRRMEGLINGLLEYSRIGRSDTTTETVNLTTLLHEVIDLLDPPDTVQILVPEDLPTLTTKPLLLSQVLANLIGNAIKHRDRPDGRVEVTVADQGSHLRFTITDDGPGIDPCYHDRIFAIFQTLKSKDDQESTGIGLSIVKKIIDTEGGEIHLESELGQGTTFWFTWPKGGME; translated from the coding sequence ATGGCTGCACGCTGGCTTGGACTATTGGGGTGGGACAGTATCGGGCAGTTTTATAAGGGAGCAAGTCTGGGCATGGGGTCTGCTGCGTCTTCGTTTATCCCACATGGACACTGCTATTTGTGGCAGCCGGGGCTGGTTGGGCTACATGTCGGTTCGGATGTGCTGATTGCGCTGGCATATTATTCCATTCCGCTGACACTGTACTACTTTGTTCGCAAGCGAAAGGATTTGCCCTTTAACGATATTTTTCTGCTGTTTGGCGCGTTTATCGTGGCCTGCGGTACGACGCATTTGCTGGAAGTGTGGACGCTGTGGCATCCAGACTACTGGCTGTCGGGTTCGATTAAGCTTCTGACCGCAGGCATATCCCTATTTACAGCAAAAGAGCTGTTTTCAATTGTGCCTAATGCACTGGCGCTGCCTAGTCCGACTCAGCTAGAACAGGCAAACCAGGAACTCCAGGCGCAGATTGCCGAGCGCATGGCGATTGAGGCAGAGCTGAAATGCCATCAGGCCCAGCTCGAAGATCGGGTGGCGGAGCGTACAGCCCAACTCGAAGCTTCGAATCATCAGATGGAAGAACTGCTGCATCGAGAGCAAGAAGCCCGCAGCCAGACTGAGCAAGCCCGCACCGAAATTCAGCGCTACGCCAATCGCCTAACGCTGGCGCTGGATGCCGCAGAGATGGGCTTTTGGGAATGGGATATCGATTCTAATCGGATTACGGGTACGCCGCAGTTTGCCAGGATTTTGGGGCGCGAACCGTCCAGTCTGGAGAATTTTGGCGTGGAGGACTGGAAAGCCCAGATTCTTCCTGAAGATCGGGCCTTGGCTGCCTCGGTGACAGAAGCGGCGATCGCCCAGTGCCAGACCTTTCGCTGCGAATATCGCCTAAGGCATCCCAACGGCAGCCTGCGCTGGGTCAACTCGGTGGGTCGCTGCGAGTACGATGCAGACGGGCAGCCCATGCAAATGTCGGGCGTGCTGATCGACACGACCCAGCGCAGGCTCGATGAAGCCAACCTCCGCGAAAGCGAAGAGACGACCCGCCGACAGCTTGCAGAAATTGAGGCGATTTACACCACTGCGCCGATTGGTCTGTGCGTGTTTGACACTCAGTTTCGATATGTGCGGCTGAATGACTTTCTGGCAGAAATCAACGGCATCCCCATCGAGGATCACTTGGGCAAAACGGTTTGGGATATCGTGCCAGAACTGGCCGAGCATCAGGAACGGGTTTTGAGGCAGGTTGCCAGCACGGGACAACCCGTTCTCAACCTGGAGGTGCAGGGAGAAACGCCGCTGAAACCGGGCGTGCTGCGCGACTGGCTGGCGAATTACTATCCCCTGTGGGGGCTAGACGGCAACTTGCAGGGCATCAACGTCACGGTGCAAGAAGTAACGGAGCGCAAGCGCGACGAACGAGAGCTAGAGGCGCGAGCGCAGGAGTTGGCTCAGTTGAACCTGCTGCTGGCGCAAAGTACGGCGCAAGTGCGCGAACGCAATCAGGAGCTAGACCAGTTTGCCTATGTGGTGTCCCATGATTTGAAAGCGCCGCTCCGGGCGATCGCCAACCTCGCCTACTGGATCGAAGAAGACTTAGACGATTCCCTACCAGACGAAACCCGGCAGCATCTCACCCTGATGCAAAGCCGCGTCCGCCGGATGGAGGGGCTGATCAACGGGCTGCTGGAATATTCTCGCATTGGTCGCTCTGATACGACGACGGAAACCGTCAACCTGACGACGCTGCTGCATGAAGTCATTGATTTGCTCGACCCGCCGGACACCGTGCAGATTCTTGTCCCTGAAGATTTGCCAACCCTGACGACCAAGCCGCTGCTGCTCAGCCAGGTGTTGGCAAACCTGATTGGCAATGCCATCAAACACCGCGATCGCCCGGATGGACGGGTTGAAGTCACCGTTGCCGATCAGGGCAGCCATCTTCGATTCACCATTACAGATGACGGCCCCGGCATCGACCCCTGCTATCACGATCGTATCTTTGCCATTTTCCAAACGCTAAAGTCCAAAGACGATCAGGAAAGCACGGGCATCGGCCTATCCATCGTCAAGAAAATCATCGACACCGAGGGCGGCGAGATTCACCTGGAATCTGAGCTGGGTCAAGGAACCACGTTTTGGTTTACCTGGCCGAAGGGTGGGATGGAGTGA
- a CDS encoding aldehyde dehydrogenase family protein encodes MHAADTAIAHLQAHKSAWATLPIPARLDLLHRCIAGTVAVAEDWAIAACHAKGIDPNAPLAGEEWLLGPVGLLLNLRLLIQALAAGGQPRPVSMRLRADGQQVAQVFPDNPHDRLMWLGFRGEVWIEPVQPASQGRVYRPGGNSTAGVALVLGAGNVSAIAPMDALSKLFAENQVVLLKLNPVNDYVKPFLETALQPLIEGGFLAMITGDAAVGAFLCQHEGIDTIHVTGSHHTHDAILWGNTPAEQAERKAANHPAIAKPVTSELGCVTPILVVPGRWSAGDLQYQAQHVASMVAHNASFNCVAGKVLVLAKHWPQRNDFLAALKAALAATPARKAYYPGAQDRYQAFLDRYPQAIALAPRTPDIVPWTLIPDVPPSPGEYALTTEAFCGVLAEVSLDAGDTAAFLQQAVDFANETLWGTLSCVMLIDPATRRQNAEAVDRAIAQLRYGNIGINAWTGMNFLLSALTWGAFPGNPLSDIGSGRGFVHNAYLFDHPQKSVVYAPFHIRPKPIWFANHRTLQQVARRYVAFLERPGWKRLAQVAIAALGG; translated from the coding sequence ATGCACGCTGCCGACACTGCGATCGCCCATCTCCAAGCCCACAAGTCTGCCTGGGCAACTTTGCCGATTCCGGCGCGGCTAGACTTGCTGCATCGCTGTATTGCGGGAACGGTGGCAGTAGCAGAGGATTGGGCGATCGCCGCTTGCCACGCCAAGGGTATTGATCCCAATGCGCCGCTGGCAGGCGAGGAGTGGCTGTTGGGGCCCGTGGGCCTGCTGCTAAACTTGCGGCTGCTGATTCAGGCATTGGCAGCCGGTGGGCAGCCGCGTCCTGTGTCCATGCGATTGCGGGCAGACGGGCAGCAGGTAGCTCAGGTGTTTCCTGATAATCCGCACGATCGGCTGATGTGGCTGGGGTTTCGGGGCGAGGTGTGGATCGAGCCAGTCCAGCCCGCCAGCCAGGGGCGAGTTTACCGGCCGGGTGGCAACTCAACTGCGGGCGTGGCGCTGGTGCTGGGGGCAGGCAATGTGTCGGCGATCGCCCCGATGGATGCGCTGTCGAAACTCTTTGCCGAAAACCAGGTGGTGCTGCTCAAGCTCAACCCGGTGAATGACTATGTAAAGCCGTTTCTGGAAACTGCCTTGCAGCCCCTCATCGAGGGCGGGTTTCTGGCAATGATCACCGGAGATGCAGCAGTGGGCGCATTCCTTTGCCAGCACGAAGGCATCGACACGATTCACGTCACCGGATCGCACCACACCCACGATGCGATCCTCTGGGGCAACACGCCCGCAGAACAGGCCGAGCGCAAGGCAGCGAATCATCCCGCGATTGCCAAGCCTGTCACTTCAGAACTGGGCTGCGTCACGCCGATTTTGGTGGTGCCCGGTCGCTGGTCGGCTGGCGATTTGCAATACCAGGCGCAGCACGTCGCCAGCATGGTCGCCCACAACGCCAGCTTTAACTGCGTCGCAGGCAAGGTGCTGGTGCTGGCCAAACATTGGCCGCAGCGAAACGACTTTTTGGCGGCGCTGAAGGCGGCGCTGGCTGCCACACCCGCCCGCAAGGCCTACTATCCTGGCGCACAGGATCGCTACCAGGCGTTTCTCGATCGCTACCCGCAGGCGATCGCCCTCGCGCCCCGTACACCTGATATCGTACCCTGGACGCTAATTCCCGATGTGCCCCCCAGTCCCGGCGAGTATGCCCTGACGACGGAAGCCTTTTGCGGCGTGCTGGCCGAGGTCAGCCTAGACGCGGGCGACACCGCAGCGTTTTTGCAACAGGCCGTAGACTTTGCTAATGAAACCCTCTGGGGTACGCTGTCCTGCGTAATGCTGATCGACCCGGCAACGCGACGACAGAATGCAGAGGCGGTGGATAGGGCGATCGCCCAACTGCGCTATGGCAATATCGGGATTAACGCCTGGACAGGCATGAACTTCCTGCTCAGCGCCCTCACCTGGGGGGCTTTTCCTGGCAATCCCCTCAGCGACATCGGCTCCGGTCGCGGCTTCGTTCACAACGCTTACCTGTTTGACCATCCTCAAAAATCTGTGGTCTACGCCCCGTTCCACATTCGCCCCAAGCCCATCTGGTTTGCCAACCACCGCACCTTGCAGCAGGTGGCGCGGCGCTATGTGGCATTTTTGGAAAGACCCGGCTGGAAACGGCTGGCACAAGTGGCGATCGCTGCTTTGGGTGGGTAA
- the ftsH3 gene encoding ATP-dependent zinc metalloprotease FtsH3, whose translation MNKRWRNAGLYALLVVVVIFLATALLDRQPQDIETWRYSQFIQEVQQQNVKRVEISADRSRARVTQEDGEKAIVNLPNDPALLDILTDNKVDILVTPPSDDGVVARVLSTLLIPFLLLAVLFFVLRRAQNGPGSQAMNFGKSRARVQMEPQTQVTFGDVAGIEQAKLELAEVVDFLKNADRFTAVGAKIPKGVLLVGPPGTGKTLLARAVAGEAGVPFFSISGSEFVEMFVGVGASRVRDLFEQAKSNAPCIVFIDEIDAVGRQRGAGLGGGNDEREQTLNQLLTEMDGFEGNTGIIIIAATNRPDVLDAALLRPGRFDRQVVVDRPDYAGRLEILNVHARGKTLSKDVDLEKIARRTPGFTGADLANLLNEAAILAARRNLTEVSMDEVNDAIDRVLAGPEKKDRVMSEKRKSLVAYHEAGHALVGALMPDYDPVQKISIIPRGRAGGLTWFTPSEERMDSGLYSRSYLQNQMAVALGGRVAEEIIFGEEEVTTGASNDLQQVARVARQMVTRFGMSDRLGPVALGRSQGGMFLGRDIMAERDFSEETAAAVDDEVRNLVDQAYRRAKTVLMENRAVLDQLAQMLIERETVDSEEFQELLANSDVKMAAIA comes from the coding sequence GTGAACAAGCGGTGGAGAAATGCAGGACTGTATGCCCTTCTTGTCGTCGTCGTCATTTTCCTGGCTACGGCGCTGCTAGACAGACAGCCCCAAGATATTGAAACCTGGCGCTATAGCCAGTTTATTCAGGAAGTGCAGCAGCAGAACGTAAAGCGCGTGGAAATTAGCGCCGACCGCTCTCGCGCCCGCGTTACTCAGGAAGATGGCGAAAAGGCGATCGTCAACCTGCCAAACGACCCGGCGCTGCTGGATATCCTGACCGACAACAAGGTGGATATCCTGGTTACTCCGCCTTCGGATGACGGCGTAGTGGCTCGCGTCCTCAGCACGCTGCTAATTCCCTTCTTGCTTTTGGCAGTGTTGTTTTTCGTGCTGCGCCGCGCCCAGAATGGCCCCGGTAGCCAGGCGATGAACTTTGGCAAGTCCCGTGCCCGCGTGCAGATGGAGCCACAAACCCAGGTCACCTTTGGCGACGTGGCGGGTATTGAGCAAGCCAAGCTGGAACTGGCAGAGGTGGTGGACTTCCTGAAGAATGCCGATCGCTTTACGGCTGTGGGCGCAAAGATTCCTAAGGGTGTGCTGCTGGTAGGCCCGCCAGGAACGGGTAAGACGCTGCTGGCTCGTGCCGTTGCGGGTGAAGCAGGGGTGCCTTTCTTCTCTATCTCTGGTTCCGAGTTTGTGGAAATGTTCGTGGGTGTGGGTGCGTCTCGCGTCCGCGACCTGTTTGAGCAAGCTAAGTCCAATGCGCCTTGCATTGTGTTCATTGATGAAATTGACGCAGTGGGTCGTCAGCGGGGCGCAGGTCTGGGCGGCGGCAACGACGAGCGTGAGCAAACGCTGAACCAGTTGCTAACGGAAATGGACGGCTTCGAGGGCAACACGGGCATCATCATCATCGCGGCGACGAACCGCCCCGATGTGTTGGATGCGGCGCTGCTGCGTCCTGGCCGCTTCGACCGTCAGGTGGTGGTGGATCGTCCCGACTATGCGGGTCGCCTGGAAATCCTCAACGTCCATGCCCGTGGCAAAACCCTCTCGAAAGACGTAGATCTGGAGAAGATCGCCCGTCGGACACCTGGTTTTACGGGTGCTGATCTGGCAAACCTGCTGAACGAAGCCGCAATTCTCGCCGCCCGCCGCAATTTGACGGAAGTGTCGATGGACGAGGTGAACGACGCGATCGATCGCGTACTCGCTGGGCCCGAGAAGAAAGACCGCGTGATGAGCGAAAAGCGCAAGTCGCTGGTGGCCTATCACGAAGCTGGACACGCTCTAGTGGGTGCGCTGATGCCTGATTACGATCCGGTGCAGAAGATCAGCATCATTCCTCGCGGTCGTGCAGGCGGCTTGACCTGGTTCACCCCCAGCGAGGAGCGGATGGATTCGGGCTTGTATTCTCGTTCTTATCTGCAAAACCAGATGGCAGTCGCCCTCGGCGGTCGCGTAGCTGAGGAAATTATCTTCGGCGAAGAGGAAGTGACCACGGGTGCGTCTAATGACCTGCAACAGGTGGCGCGGGTGGCGCGGCAGATGGTGACACGCTTTGGCATGAGCGATCGCCTTGGGCCGGTGGCGCTGGGTCGTTCTCAAGGCGGCATGTTCCTGGGACGCGACATCATGGCCGAGCGCGACTTTTCGGAGGAGACAGCCGCTGCGGTAGATGACGAAGTTCGCAACCTGGTGGATCAGGCCTATCGCCGTGCCAAAACCGTGCTGATGGAAAACCGCGCAGTCCTTGATCAGCTTGCCCAAATGCTGATCGAGCGCGAAACGGTGGACTCTGAAGAGTTTCAAGAACTGCTGGCCAACAGCGACGTAAAAATGGCGGCGATCGCCTAG
- a CDS encoding tetratricopeptide repeat protein produces MPDRISKPGSPSPPSSSPSKQDLLREEEKGFALVLQREPENQTALEGLANARMQLKDYAGAIAPLEKLVSLYPDRADYRQSLEEAHQKQRQP; encoded by the coding sequence ATGCCGGACAGAATCAGCAAACCGGGCAGCCCGTCGCCTCCATCGAGCAGCCCTTCTAAACAGGATCTTTTACGCGAAGAAGAAAAAGGCTTTGCGCTAGTGTTGCAGCGAGAGCCGGAGAACCAGACGGCGCTGGAGGGGCTAGCCAATGCCCGGATGCAGCTTAAAGATTACGCTGGGGCGATCGCCCCTCTGGAAAAACTGGTATCGCTCTATCCCGATCGAGCGGATTATCGGCAATCCCTGGAAGAAGCTCATCAGAAACAACGCCAGCCATAA
- a CDS encoding AarF/ABC1/UbiB kinase family protein — protein sequence MSARFNDAISPDWSAESAAPPVSHGVAPTGQTPQAPFSKSSATAPFTPSEAATVTSPIDSGKSYSSNAYRWNRKSYSRQRRYVDIWTFVLQLLTAQWAYSKPWTYPGGMTEESQAIRRRKLAVWIRETLLDLGPTFIKVGQLFSTRADLFPVEYVEELSKLQDRVPAFGYEQVEEIIWQELGKGIPELYRSFDPIPIAAASLGQVHRAQLHSGEEVVVKVQRPGLAKLFDIDLKILKGIAHYFQRHPKWGRGRDWLGIYDECCRILWEEIDYLNEGRNADTFRRNFRHEDWVKVPRVYWRYSSPRVLTLEYVPGIKISHYEALEAAGLDRKTLAKLGARAYLQQLLDKGFFHADPHPGNIAVSSDGALIFYDFGMMGQVQPVTREKLMNTFFGIAQKDADKVVEALVSLGALSVSEDMGPVRRSIQYMLDNFMDKPFETQSISAISDDLYEIAYDQPFRFPATFTFVMRAFSTLEGVGKGLDPEFNFMEVARPFAMQIMANGNGSETGGLLEEFSRQAAQVSSSALGLPRRIEDTIERLERGDIRLRVRSQETDRVLRRLSNVNMGTNYALLAGAFTLSATLLLVNNLIWVAALMAVPAAIALFAWVRLMIRIDRADRMF from the coding sequence GTGTCTGCCCGTTTTAACGATGCTATATCCCCAGACTGGAGTGCCGAATCTGCTGCACCGCCCGTCTCGCACGGGGTCGCCCCAACTGGTCAGACTCCACAGGCTCCCTTCTCCAAATCTTCTGCTACCGCTCCTTTCACCCCCTCGGAGGCCGCAACGGTGACTTCGCCCATCGACAGCGGTAAATCCTACTCCTCTAATGCCTACCGCTGGAACCGCAAAAGCTACTCGCGGCAGCGGCGCTATGTGGATATCTGGACGTTTGTTTTGCAACTGCTGACGGCGCAATGGGCCTACAGCAAACCCTGGACTTATCCCGGCGGCATGACCGAAGAAAGCCAGGCCATCCGCCGCCGCAAGCTTGCCGTCTGGATTCGCGAAACCCTGCTCGACCTAGGGCCGACTTTCATCAAAGTGGGACAGCTTTTTTCCACCCGCGCTGACCTGTTTCCAGTGGAATACGTCGAAGAACTCTCGAAACTGCAAGACCGGGTGCCAGCCTTCGGCTACGAACAGGTCGAGGAAATTATCTGGCAAGAACTGGGCAAGGGCATTCCCGAACTCTACCGCAGCTTCGACCCGATTCCCATTGCCGCCGCCAGTCTGGGCCAGGTGCATCGAGCGCAGCTTCACTCCGGCGAGGAAGTCGTGGTCAAGGTACAGCGGCCAGGTCTGGCAAAGCTGTTTGACATCGACCTGAAGATTCTCAAAGGCATCGCCCACTATTTTCAGCGGCACCCCAAGTGGGGGCGCGGACGCGATTGGTTGGGCATCTACGACGAGTGCTGCCGCATTCTGTGGGAAGAGATAGACTATCTCAATGAAGGGCGCAATGCCGATACGTTTCGGCGCAATTTTCGCCACGAAGACTGGGTAAAGGTGCCTCGCGTCTACTGGCGCTACAGTTCGCCCCGCGTCCTAACGCTGGAGTATGTGCCGGGGATCAAAATCAGCCACTATGAAGCACTGGAGGCGGCGGGGCTAGACCGCAAGACGCTAGCAAAACTTGGGGCGCGGGCCTACTTGCAGCAGCTTTTGGACAAGGGCTTCTTTCATGCGGACCCGCATCCGGGCAATATTGCGGTTAGCTCCGATGGGGCGCTGATTTTCTACGACTTTGGCATGATGGGCCAGGTGCAGCCTGTGACCCGCGAAAAGCTTATGAATACGTTCTTTGGCATTGCCCAAAAGGACGCAGATAAAGTGGTGGAGGCGCTGGTGTCGCTGGGGGCGCTGTCGGTGTCGGAAGATATGGGGCCGGTGCGGCGCTCGATCCAGTATATGCTGGACAACTTTATGGACAAGCCGTTTGAAACGCAGTCTATCAGCGCCATCAGCGATGATTTGTATGAAATTGCCTACGATCAGCCCTTCCGCTTTCCGGCAACGTTTACGTTTGTGATGCGGGCCTTTTCCACGCTGGAGGGGGTGGGCAAGGGCCTTGATCCAGAATTTAATTTTATGGAGGTCGCAAGACCCTTTGCGATGCAGATTATGGCCAATGGAAATGGTTCGGAGACGGGTGGGCTGCTGGAGGAATTTAGCCGTCAGGCAGCCCAGGTGAGCAGCTCGGCGCTGGGGCTGCCGCGCCGCATTGAGGATACGATCGAGCGGCTGGAGCGGGGAGACATTCGCCTGAGGGTGCGATCGCAGGAGACGGATCGCGTTCTGCGCCGCCTGAGTAACGTTAACATGGGGACTAATTACGCTCTGTTGGCTGGTGCATTTACGTTATCGGCAACCCTCTTACTGGTGAATAATCTGATTTGGGTGGCGGCGCTGATGGCAGTTCCAGCGGCGATCGCCCTGTTTGCCTGGGTGCGCCTAATGATCCGCATTGACCGTGCCGACCGCATGTTCTAA
- a CDS encoding DUF6825 family protein, which produces MVHAFFVGRALAETLTEQASNLASTLVSEAGKFDAEQRDRLRQFTETVLEKANREAAQASQGRSYAANVAGEDLQALIDDLRAEIAQLRTELQRYRSRSGI; this is translated from the coding sequence TTGGTTCACGCATTTTTTGTCGGTCGAGCGCTAGCCGAAACTCTGACCGAGCAAGCCAGCAACCTGGCATCTACGCTGGTCAGCGAGGCTGGCAAATTTGATGCCGAACAGCGCGATCGCCTCCGACAGTTTACCGAAACGGTGCTGGAAAAGGCGAATCGGGAAGCTGCCCAGGCCAGTCAGGGACGCTCCTATGCAGCGAATGTAGCCGGAGAAGACCTGCAAGCACTGATCGACGACCTGCGGGCCGAAATTGCCCAACTCCGCACCGAGCTTCAGCGCTACCGCAGCCGCTCTGGTATCTAG
- a CDS encoding PP2C family protein-serine/threonine phosphatase gives MKCLFTGITDPGLLRSVNQDAYYIDPSGRFFIVADGMGGHAGGQEASLIATKMIQNYLDSHWTSGEDSRTLLERAFLIANRAIVQDQSRHPERSDMGTTAVVVMFRNGQPWCAHIGDSRLYRLRGAKLEQLTEDHTWVARAMKVGDLTPDQARVHPWRHILSKCLGREDLRQIDVQPIDVQGSDRLLLCSDGLTEELSDHLIAFHLKSIRACDKAAAALVNAAKDKGGRDNITVVIVAMDSQPLSDLPTTSP, from the coding sequence ATGAAGTGCCTTTTCACCGGAATTACTGACCCGGGACTGCTCCGCAGCGTTAATCAGGACGCTTACTACATCGACCCCAGCGGCCGATTTTTCATCGTGGCAGACGGCATGGGCGGACATGCGGGCGGGCAGGAGGCAAGCCTGATTGCCACCAAGATGATTCAGAACTATCTGGACTCTCACTGGACTTCCGGAGAGGACTCGCGGACGCTATTGGAGCGGGCTTTTTTGATAGCCAATCGGGCGATTGTTCAGGATCAGTCTCGGCATCCCGAACGGTCGGACATGGGCACGACGGCCGTGGTCGTGATGTTTCGCAACGGTCAGCCCTGGTGTGCCCATATCGGCGATTCGCGCCTCTATCGCCTGCGAGGAGCCAAGCTTGAGCAACTTACTGAAGATCATACCTGGGTGGCCCGCGCCATGAAGGTGGGTGACCTTACCCCGGATCAGGCCCGTGTGCATCCGTGGCGACATATCCTGTCCAAATGCCTGGGGCGGGAAGATCTGCGACAGATTGACGTGCAGCCCATTGATGTGCAGGGGAGCGATCGCCTCTTGCTCTGTAGCGACGGACTGACGGAAGAGCTATCGGATCACCTGATTGCCTTTCACCTCAAGTCGATTCGCGCCTGCGACAAGGCGGCGGCAGCTCTGGTCAACGCCGCCAAGGACAAGGGCGGGCGCGATAATATCACCGTCGTAATCGTGGCGATGGACAGTCAGCCGCTGTCAGACCTTCCCACCACGTCGCCCTAG
- a CDS encoding lipid-A-disaccharide synthase — MPLDLLILSNGPGELATWVRPVLRALRIKLGQSRSQVRISLVLSPCPNATGREGAIAQCYPEIDRIQAAVHFFPFLLWGKTADGWDWGDRGVVLFLGGDQLYPVIIGKRLGYRTVIYGEWETRWHGWIDRFAVMNAAVASRAPAQYAHKFTVIGDLMADVNAGREVEDSTASEGLLDVPALPSMDTPLVGLLPGSKPAKLAQGVPLCLAIAQQIHAARSDVQFVIPVAPTLDLDTLARFADPEQNAIAHYFGAVSARLLPAADPSGPFPAHCPTLKTEGGLQISLWTPFPAYDLLQRCQLCLTTVGANTAELGALAVPMIVFLPTQQLDAMRAWDGIPGLLANLPGVGGAIAKLINGWFLRKSRLLAWPNLWAGEAIVPELVGNLKPEDISTLALDWLAHPETRDAVRDRLRRVRGKPGAAEKLAEIVVAELGIQE; from the coding sequence ATGCCCCTAGACCTCCTCATTCTCTCCAATGGCCCTGGCGAACTAGCGACTTGGGTACGTCCGGTGCTGCGGGCGCTGCGGATAAAACTGGGACAAAGCCGCTCACAGGTACGGATCTCGCTGGTGCTGTCGCCCTGCCCCAATGCAACGGGGCGCGAGGGGGCGATCGCCCAGTGCTATCCTGAAATCGACCGAATTCAGGCGGCGGTGCATTTTTTCCCGTTCTTGCTGTGGGGCAAAACGGCAGACGGCTGGGACTGGGGCGATCGCGGCGTGGTGCTGTTTCTTGGCGGTGACCAGCTTTATCCGGTGATAATCGGCAAGCGACTGGGCTATCGCACGGTGATCTATGGCGAGTGGGAAACCCGCTGGCACGGTTGGATTGACCGCTTTGCCGTCATGAATGCAGCGGTAGCCAGCCGTGCCCCCGCGCAATATGCCCACAAGTTCACCGTCATTGGCGACCTGATGGCGGATGTGAATGCGGGGAGGGAAGTGGAGGACTCAACTGCTTCAGAGGGGCTATTAGACGTTCCAGCCCTGCCTAGTATGGATACGCCGCTGGTAGGGCTGTTGCCTGGCTCTAAGCCCGCCAAACTAGCTCAGGGGGTGCCGCTTTGTTTGGCGATCGCCCAGCAAATCCACGCTGCCCGCTCGGATGTGCAATTCGTCATTCCGGTTGCGCCAACGCTGGACTTGGACACGCTGGCCCGATTTGCTGACCCAGAGCAAAATGCGATCGCCCACTACTTTGGCGCAGTTTCGGCCCGCCTGCTGCCTGCGGCTGATCCCAGCGGCCCCTTTCCGGCCCATTGCCCCACCCTGAAAACTGAGGGCGGTCTGCAAATCAGCCTGTGGACTCCGTTTCCGGCCTATGACCTGCTGCAACGATGCCAGCTTTGCCTGACAACGGTGGGAGCCAATACAGCGGAACTGGGAGCGCTGGCGGTGCCAATGATTGTGTTTCTGCCAACGCAGCAACTAGATGCAATGCGAGCCTGGGACGGTATTCCAGGGCTTTTGGCCAACTTGCCAGGGGTGGGTGGGGCGATCGCCAAACTCATCAATGGGTGGTTTCTCCGCAAGTCTCGGCTGCTGGCCTGGCCCAACCTCTGGGCAGGGGAGGCGATTGTGCCGGAACTGGTGGGCAACCTGAAGCCTGAGGATATTTCGACCCTGGCGCTGGACTGGCTGGCCCATCCCGAAACGCGAGATGCCGTGCGCGATCGCCTGCGCCGAGTGCGGGGCAAGCCCGGAGCCGCCGAGAAGCTGGCTGAAATTGTGGTGGCGGAGCTAGGAATCCAGGAATAG